In a genomic window of uncultured Flavobacterium sp.:
- a CDS encoding DUF3108 domain-containing protein, whose translation MKKLILIILILTTLSFDTYKEDAFGTGEYFKFRIHYGIVNAGYATLEIKDATVNNKKVHHAVGKGYTTGMSKFFFKVEDLYESYFDKETGSPYRYVRKIDEGGYTKNQEGFFNQAENRVLVKDYKRNTEKTIVITDNVQDIVSAFYYLRNHPSIDKLKSGEAITIDMFFDDEITKFKLKYVGRQDITTKFGTVSTMVFKPLVQTGRVFKEKESLTLWITDDDNKVPIRIKADLAVGSLKADLDEYKGLKNPFKVKK comes from the coding sequence GCTCATCCTCATCATATTAATTCTAACGACACTTTCCTTCGACACCTACAAAGAAGATGCTTTTGGCACGGGTGAATATTTTAAATTTAGAATTCACTACGGAATTGTTAATGCCGGATATGCAACTCTCGAAATAAAAGATGCCACTGTAAACAATAAAAAAGTCCATCACGCTGTCGGAAAAGGATATACAACCGGAATGTCAAAATTTTTCTTTAAGGTAGAAGATCTTTACGAAAGTTATTTTGACAAAGAAACCGGATCTCCTTATCGCTATGTCAGGAAAATTGACGAAGGCGGTTATACTAAAAACCAAGAAGGTTTTTTTAATCAGGCTGAAAACAGAGTTTTGGTAAAAGACTACAAACGAAATACCGAAAAAACTATTGTTATTACTGATAACGTGCAAGATATCGTTTCTGCATTTTACTATTTGAGAAATCATCCAAGTATTGACAAATTAAAATCTGGCGAAGCGATTACAATCGACATGTTTTTTGACGACGAAATCACAAAATTTAAGTTAAAATATGTAGGCCGTCAAGATATTACGACTAAATTTGGCACCGTTTCTACAATGGTCTTCAAGCCACTTGTACAAACCGGAAGAGTCTTTAAAGAAAAAGAAAGTTTAACACTCTGGATAACAGACGACGACAACAAAGTTCCAATTAGAATCAAAGCAGATCTTGCTGTAGGATCACTAAAAGCAGATCTTGACGAATATAAAGGATTAAAGAATCCATTTAAAGTAAAAAAATAA
- a CDS encoding tryptophan 2,3-dioxygenase family protein — MNITDNSESILKEIDLKFQAINQKTDVQLEGLLWSKPITYWDYIQTDALLSLQTQRTTLPDEMVFIMYHQVNELIFKMILWEIDQIADAQNIQVDFFSERLSRITRYFDMLTNSFSIMENGMEVDQYMKFRNTLTPASGFQSAQYRLIEFASTDVINLTDRRYKANFDENTDLETTFEHLYWQAAGKDYQTGEKSYLLQEFENKYKVPFLRQMSTFKTKNIWQKFTQLPEEDQQNTSLIKAMRHYDKTVNITWVMQHLNTARKYILESGKGNGEATGGSDWQKYMHPKYQRRIFFPKLWTEEELSNWGNETTT; from the coding sequence ATGAATATCACTGATAATTCAGAATCAATTTTAAAAGAAATTGACCTTAAATTCCAAGCTATAAATCAAAAAACTGATGTTCAATTAGAAGGATTACTTTGGTCTAAACCAATTACTTATTGGGATTACATTCAAACTGACGCATTACTAAGTTTACAAACACAACGCACAACACTTCCTGATGAAATGGTTTTTATCATGTATCATCAGGTAAATGAATTAATTTTTAAAATGATTTTGTGGGAAATCGATCAGATTGCCGATGCACAAAACATTCAGGTTGATTTTTTCAGCGAAAGATTATCAAGAATCACGCGCTATTTTGATATGCTTACCAATTCTTTCAGTATTATGGAAAACGGAATGGAAGTAGATCAATATATGAAGTTCAGAAACACGCTTACTCCGGCAAGTGGTTTTCAGAGCGCACAATATAGATTGATAGAATTTGCTTCGACTGATGTCATCAATTTAACAGATCGCAGATACAAAGCAAACTTTGACGAAAACACTGATCTGGAAACTACATTCGAACATTTGTATTGGCAAGCTGCCGGAAAAGATTATCAAACGGGAGAAAAATCATATTTACTTCAAGAATTTGAGAACAAATACAAAGTTCCCTTTTTGAGACAGATGTCTACTTTTAAAACTAAAAATATCTGGCAAAAATTTACTCAATTACCAGAAGAAGATCAGCAAAATACTTCATTAATTAAAGCAATGCGTCATTATGACAAAACTGTAAACATTACTTGGGTAATGCAACACCTTAATACTGCAAGAAAATACATATTAGAAAGCGGAAAAGGAAACGGGGAAGCCACTGGTGGCAGCGATTGGCAAAAATATATGCATCCAAAATACCAAAGACGCATCTTTTTTCCTAAATTGTGGACCGAAGAAGAATTGTCCAATTGGGGAAATGAAACAACTACTTAA
- a CDS encoding peptidoglycan DD-metalloendopeptidase family protein, whose amino-acid sequence MKKAFVLIILLFSVFSCNKIEEKVETKISKPKTKKVEFGFNYADFNIVNDTIKKGDSFGSIIQSQNIGDKKVYDIVEQVKDSFDVRTIRYNKPYTILRSKNKTNKIQVFIYQPDALTYYVVDLRDSIAKAYKKVKPVTLKRKIIGGVLKTSLSETLGDEDVETALASRITKVFSWSIDFFKLKKGDRYGLIFTERFINGKTYDGVEDLEAAFFEYKGKIVYAFPFEKDTISGKVEYYDDEGKTLKNFFLKTPIKFSRITSRFTANRFHPVQHTWKAHKGTDYAAPTGTPISTTASGVVEATGYTAGNGNFVKVKHNGTYSTQYLHMSRILVRRGQRVTQGQTIGLVGSTGLATGPHVCYRFWKNGVQVDALRLNLPTGESLTGSDKTRFLKQMEPLKRELDSIGNL is encoded by the coding sequence TTGAAAAAAGCATTCGTACTTATAATACTATTATTCTCTGTATTTTCTTGTAATAAAATCGAGGAGAAAGTAGAAACTAAGATTAGTAAACCAAAAACTAAAAAGGTAGAATTTGGATTTAATTACGCTGACTTTAATATTGTAAATGACACTATAAAAAAAGGAGATTCTTTTGGTTCTATCATCCAAAGTCAAAATATTGGAGACAAAAAAGTCTATGATATTGTTGAACAGGTAAAAGATTCGTTTGATGTTAGAACAATTCGATACAACAAACCTTATACGATTCTTCGCTCTAAAAATAAAACAAACAAAATACAGGTTTTCATTTACCAACCTGACGCTTTAACTTATTATGTAGTCGATTTAAGAGACAGCATCGCTAAAGCATACAAAAAAGTAAAACCGGTAACATTAAAACGTAAAATTATTGGCGGCGTTTTAAAAACTTCATTATCTGAAACTTTAGGAGATGAAGATGTAGAAACTGCTCTTGCCAGCCGAATTACCAAAGTATTTTCATGGTCTATCGATTTCTTTAAACTTAAAAAAGGAGATCGTTACGGATTAATTTTCACTGAACGCTTTATAAACGGAAAAACTTATGACGGCGTTGAAGATCTTGAAGCTGCATTTTTTGAATATAAAGGTAAAATCGTTTATGCTTTTCCGTTTGAGAAAGATACTATTTCTGGTAAAGTAGAATATTATGATGATGAAGGAAAAACACTGAAAAATTTCTTTCTAAAAACACCAATTAAGTTCAGCCGAATCACTTCTCGATTTACTGCAAACAGATTTCACCCGGTTCAACATACCTGGAAAGCACACAAAGGAACTGATTATGCTGCACCAACCGGAACTCCAATTTCAACAACTGCTTCCGGAGTTGTAGAAGCAACGGGATATACAGCAGGAAACGGAAACTTTGTAAAAGTAAAACACAACGGAACTTATTCTACGCAATATTTACACATGTCGAGAATTTTGGTTCGCCGCGGACAACGTGTAACTCAAGGACAAACTATTGGATTAGTTGGAAGCACAGGACTTGCAACCGGACCTCACGTTTGTTACCGTTTCTGGAAAAACGGTGTTCAGGTTGATGCGCTTAGACTGAACTTACCAACTGGAGAATCTTTGACCGGATCTGACAAAACTCGTTTCTTAAAACAAATGGAGCCTTTGAAAAGAGAATTGGATAGTATTGGGAATTTGTAA
- the pgi gene encoding glucose-6-phosphate isomerase, whose amino-acid sequence MALNTTNPTGTEAWKNLQNHYNAIHETTIQELFQQDNARVEKFNLQWNDFLVDYSKNNITPETISLLLELANSIGLKDAISQYFDGAIINQTENRAVLHTALRAPESAVIKVDGENVIPEVYEVKNKIKQFSNEVISGERKGFTGKAFTDVVNIGIGGSDLGPVMAVEALQFYKNQLNLHFVSNVDGDHVNEIIKKLNPETTLFLIVSKTFTTQETLSNSETIKEWFLKSASQEDIAKHFVAVSTNIQKVTEFGINPDNVFPMWDWVGGRFSLWSAVGLSISLAIGFDNYNEMLKGANEMDEHFKSAEFDKNIPVTLALLSVWYNNFFGAESEALIPYTQYLQKLAPYLQQATMESNGKSVGRDGKPVNYQTGTIIWGEPGTNSQHAFFQLIHQGTKLIPTDFIGFVKPLYGNEDHHDKLMSNFFAQTEALLNGKTPAQVQAEFDKQGLSAEKAAYLLPFKVFTGNKPTNTILIQKLTPKSLGSLIALYEHKIFVQGVIWNIFSFDQWGVELGKQLANSILDEINTKTVKNHDSSTSFLLNHFLKNK is encoded by the coding sequence ATGGCTTTAAACACAACAAACCCAACCGGGACTGAAGCGTGGAAAAATCTACAAAACCACTATAACGCAATTCACGAAACTACGATACAAGAATTGTTTCAACAAGACAATGCTCGTGTTGAGAAATTCAACTTGCAATGGAATGATTTTTTAGTAGACTATTCTAAAAATAATATTACTCCTGAAACGATCTCTCTTTTATTAGAATTGGCAAATTCAATTGGATTAAAAGATGCGATTTCTCAATATTTTGACGGAGCAATTATCAACCAAACTGAAAACAGAGCTGTTTTGCATACTGCTTTGCGCGCTCCGGAATCGGCAGTTATTAAAGTTGATGGCGAAAATGTAATTCCTGAAGTTTACGAAGTAAAAAACAAAATCAAACAATTCAGCAACGAAGTTATTTCTGGAGAAAGAAAAGGTTTCACCGGAAAAGCTTTTACTGATGTTGTAAATATAGGAATTGGAGGTTCTGATCTTGGACCTGTTATGGCGGTTGAAGCTTTACAATTCTACAAAAATCAATTGAACTTACATTTTGTTTCTAACGTTGATGGTGATCACGTTAACGAAATAATCAAAAAACTGAATCCTGAAACAACTCTTTTCCTGATTGTTTCTAAAACTTTTACAACTCAGGAAACTTTATCAAATTCTGAAACTATCAAAGAATGGTTTTTGAAATCGGCATCTCAGGAAGATATCGCAAAACATTTTGTGGCAGTTTCAACAAATATTCAGAAAGTAACAGAATTTGGAATTAATCCTGACAATGTTTTCCCAATGTGGGATTGGGTTGGAGGAAGATTCTCTTTGTGGAGTGCAGTTGGATTAAGCATTAGTTTAGCGATTGGATTTGATAATTATAATGAAATGCTAAAAGGCGCGAATGAAATGGATGAACATTTCAAATCGGCTGAATTTGACAAAAACATTCCAGTAACACTTGCTTTATTAAGCGTTTGGTACAATAATTTCTTTGGTGCCGAAAGTGAAGCTTTAATTCCATACACTCAATATTTACAAAAACTTGCTCCGTATTTGCAACAAGCAACTATGGAAAGTAACGGAAAAAGTGTTGGTCGCGACGGAAAACCTGTAAACTACCAAACCGGAACTATTATCTGGGGAGAGCCAGGAACAAATTCGCAACATGCTTTTTTCCAATTAATCCACCAAGGAACAAAGTTAATTCCGACTGATTTTATTGGATTCGTAAAACCACTTTACGGAAATGAAGATCATCATGATAAATTAATGTCAAACTTTTTTGCTCAAACTGAAGCTTTATTAAACGGAAAAACTCCAGCACAAGTTCAGGCAGAATTTGACAAACAAGGACTTTCTGCAGAAAAAGCTGCTTACTTATTACCTTTTAAAGTTTTTACAGGAAACAAACCAACTAATACAATTTTAATCCAAAAACTGACTCCAAAAAGCTTAGGATCTTTGATTGCATTATATGAACATAAAATTTTTGTTCAGGGTGTTATCTGGAACATTTTTAGCTTTGATCAATGGGGTGTAGAATTAGGAAAACAACTGGCAAACTCTATTTTGGATGAAATTAACACAAAGACTGTTAAAAATCATGACAGCTCGACTTCATTTTTGCTAAATCATTTCTTGAAGAACAAATAA